AGGATGATAGTCCTCGGGTTTAAAAGCCTTCGGATTCTGTCGATTACCCGGGTATCGGATATTCTGAAAATCCGATGCAATACACCATCAAAGTCCACAAATTCCATAAGCAGGTTTTCTCTTTTTTTGTTCTCTTCCAACAGTGAATCCACTTCCATGGTGCTTTCGTTAAAAATACCAAAAATCTGCTCCAGATTGGCCTCGGTGGCTCTGAGCAGCTCCAGGCGGTCTTGAGAATACTTGGGCATGGTTTTTTCATGAGGCAGGATGATGCGCTTTTCGAATTCTTCGATACGCACCAAAGTGATAAAACCTGTGCGTACTTTTTTCTCGCCGGAACGTGGAACAGTAAACTCCTGCTCATAAACATAAAAAGCGGGCAAGGAATCTCTTTCAATCACTTCTTTTGCCAACCAGTTTCTGAAGAGTTTGGCAGCATTCTGGTAGCCACTATCATCTTTTCCCAGAATAACATGCACAATGTTCTGGGGATTGCGAGCCAGTAGCTCCTTTTTACGGCGAGAAATGACATCATAGGGTGGAGCAACCAGCTCCCCAATGTGGCCCTTTTCAATCAGCCTCTGCGAATAGTGATATCCACGAAAAGGTTTCAAAACAGCCATCGCCCGACCTCCATCACAAATTGCCCGACAACCGGGTGAATTGTTCGTATTCTCTATTTTCGAAAAATAAAGCATGAGTAAAAACGTCCTGAAAATCGGACCTCCCGGAAAGCTCAATATATTGAGCTTTCCGGGCCAATTCCTCACAGCGCTTGCGAAATCGTTCCGAAAGCAGCGCTTCCTTCGCTCCTGCCAGACAAGCGTTGCCTACCGACTCTATTCGCTTTGCTGGCGGAATAAGACCTATTTTAACTGCACTGTGGGGATTAATAAAACTTCCAAAAGACCCGGCCAGAACAACTCTTTGAATGTCTTCCTCCCTTAACCCAGCTTCTTTAAGGAGAATGGTTCTCCCAGCCTGAAGGGCAGCTTTGGCAAGTTGCAACTGCGAAATATCTTTCTGGGTAATCACCAGGCGGGGTTCTCTACTTAGAACAAAAACCTTTTCTCCTCCTTCTTCTTCAATCCGCTCAGAAAGCGGATGAGACGCTGCTTCCAGCAAACGCCCAGTAGGACTAAGCAGGTCATTTTCCAACAACATAGCCAGTGCATCTATCAGGCCAGTACCACATATTCCTCGAGGTGGCTCGCCACCAACGGTTTGCCAGATCAGATCCCCATCTCTGAAAGACACCGAACTCACCGCGCCAGGTGTGGCCCTCATCCCTTGGCGAATTTGCGCCCCCTCAAAAGCAGGACCAGCAGCCGTCCCACAACACCATATCTTCCCCTCATGAACCAGCACGATTTCCCCGTTGGTGCCAATATCTATGTACAGGGTGGTTTCTTCGCTCTCCTCTATTTCAAAAGCAACCAGACCAGAAACAATATCGCCCCCAACATACCCAGCGCAGGAAGGAAAAAGGTAAACCTGAGCTTTAGGATGAACCAGAAGCTCCAATTCTTCACCCAAACCAACACTGGAGCGAACAAATACCGGAACATAAGGAGCAACACCAATTGAAACGGGCGAAACACCCCAAAAAATATGTTCCATGACCGTATTGCCAGCCACAGAAACTACAAAGATATCCTGGAAACTCCGGCCAGCTTTTTCTATCGCCTCTTGAATAAGCTGATTCATGGTAGAAATAGCTGCTTTCTGAAGCGCAACCAGGTTGTCTGGATGCCTCTGAATAGCCTCAATACGAGAAAGGACATCAGCCCCAAAACTGGCCTGGCGATTGAGCGTGGCCCCTCGGTAAAGAGAGGTACCGCTTTCGAGGTCTACAAGTTCACAGGCCAGGGTGGTGGTTCCCAGGTCAAATGCCACACCCAAAAAACCGCCACTTTCTCCTTGGCTGCTTTCGGCAATATGCCATATCTTCTCCCTTCCATACACCACTTCGAAAGATTTTGCTTCCTCACTGCCAATCGAGCCCAGAACTCGAAGATAATTGATATCCCATTCAGGGACCGAGACGGAATCACCGAGTTGCTTTTCCAAAACTTCCTGCAAGGAAAGACCCTCTGCAAGTTCCGGTTTACGCACAACAACGCGCTTCTTGCGTAGTGGTAAATCTCTAATTAAACCCTGATGGTAACCGTAAAAAGCGGTTTGCAGTGAAAAAGTGTCTTCATGCGGAATCCGTACCTTGACACTGCTTTGAAGTTGAATTTGACAGGCCAGTCGAAAGCCCTGGCGAATTTTATCTTCACCAAGATGGCGAAATTCAAAAGACGTGGGGGGAGAGACCTCTCCTTCGATAATTTGAATCAAGCACTTACCGCATAACCCTTTTCCGCCACAGTAAGCCTCTGTCAGCAATCCCTTTTGCTGCAGAACTTCAAATAGACTCTGAGTAGGTTCTAAGACAAAAAATTTACCTTGGTCCAGAATTTCCACTTTAAACATTGCTTATCCTACCTTACCCACCTAAACAGCAACCAGGTCAAGCAGTTCTGAAAAGTTAAATATCAGTGAAAGTTTATCACACTCGTCAAGGGAAAAATAGATTTGTCAGAAAATGAAAACACTTAAAAGAACCAAATTTTGATGAGAAGAGGAAAATGCTTTAAACATGGCCCCGCAAAACAACGCTGCTTTTCGGGGCCAATTCGGACATCAAAAGCGCTGTCATTTTTATTTATGCATCTTTAGGCTGTCCATAGTAAGCATTTTTACCATGTTTTCTCTGATAGCGTTTTTCAAGAAGGTGCGCAGGAAGACCGGGAGCATGGGGGTTAACAGTCAGGGTAGCTGCTGCCATTTTGGCCACCTCTTCAAGTACAACGCTGTTAAATACTGCTTTTTCCACGCTGTCCCCCCAGGTGAAAGGCCCGTGAAAGGCAACGATAACCCCCGGAGTAGCTAAGTAGTCTTTACCCTCAAAGGTTTCCACTATGACCCGCCCTGTATTTTTTTCGAGCTCCTCCACTTCTTCAGGACGCAGTGCTCGAGTACAGGGAATTTCCCCGTAGAAATAGTCAGCGTGAGTCCCTCCCAAGCAGGGAATTGGTTTCATTGCCTGAGCCCAGGCACAGGCCCAAAGGGAGTGAGTATGAACCACTCCACCTATTTTCTCAAAATGACGGTAAAGGTAAACGTGAATCATGGTATCCACCGAAGGGCGCAAATTTCCTTCTACCAGTTTCCCTTCAAGATCCACAATCACCATCTTTTCAGGAGAAAGTTCTTCATAAGGTACACCACTGGGTTTAATTACAATCAGACCCTTTTCTCTTTCAATAGCACTTGCGTTACCCCAAGTGTAGACAACAAGACCTCTTCGCTGCAGCTCGCAATTAGCTTCAAAAACTCTCTTGCGCAATTCCTCGAGCATGTTCATCCTCCTTTTCTCTTAAGAAATCAAGTCATTCATCCGCCAGACATCAACCAGTTT
This portion of the Thermatribacter velox genome encodes:
- a CDS encoding ASKHA domain-containing protein; translation: MFKVEILDQGKFFVLEPTQSLFEVLQQKGLLTEAYCGGKGLCGKCLIQIIEGEVSPPTSFEFRHLGEDKIRQGFRLACQIQLQSSVKVRIPHEDTFSLQTAFYGYHQGLIRDLPLRKKRVVVRKPELAEGLSLQEVLEKQLGDSVSVPEWDINYLRVLGSIGSEEAKSFEVVYGREKIWHIAESSQGESGGFLGVAFDLGTTTLACELVDLESGTSLYRGATLNRQASFGADVLSRIEAIQRHPDNLVALQKAAISTMNQLIQEAIEKAGRSFQDIFVVSVAGNTVMEHIFWGVSPVSIGVAPYVPVFVRSSVGLGEELELLVHPKAQVYLFPSCAGYVGGDIVSGLVAFEIEESEETTLYIDIGTNGEIVLVHEGKIWCCGTAAGPAFEGAQIRQGMRATPGAVSSVSFRDGDLIWQTVGGEPPRGICGTGLIDALAMLLENDLLSPTGRLLEAASHPLSERIEEEGGEKVFVLSREPRLVITQKDISQLQLAKAALQAGRTILLKEAGLREEDIQRVVLAGSFGSFINPHSAVKIGLIPPAKRIESVGNACLAGAKEALLSERFRKRCEELARKAQYIELSGRSDFQDVFTHALFFENREYEQFTRLSGNL
- a CDS encoding L-ribulose-5-phosphate 4-epimerase, giving the protein MLEELRKRVFEANCELQRRGLVVYTWGNASAIEREKGLIVIKPSGVPYEELSPEKMVIVDLEGKLVEGNLRPSVDTMIHVYLYRHFEKIGGVVHTHSLWACAWAQAMKPIPCLGGTHADYFYGEIPCTRALRPEEVEELEKNTGRVIVETFEGKDYLATPGVIVAFHGPFTWGDSVEKAVFNSVVLEEVAKMAAATLTVNPHAPGLPAHLLEKRYQRKHGKNAYYGQPKDA